The proteins below are encoded in one region of Pseudonocardia sp. DSM 110487:
- a CDS encoding ParA family protein — protein MDTPRPFTPRSEPLESETNGEEPYGDYEGGEQEAAAEPAGRHHLKVPDPAPLTEHGPARVIAVANQKGGVGKTTSTINLGAALAEYGRKVLLVDFDPQGALSVGLGVQAHELETTIYNLLMERGVEIDDVIRTTNVEGMDLLPSNIDLSAAEVQLVTEVGREQALGRAIKPVLDRYDIILIDCQPSLGLLTINALACAEAILIPLACEFFSLRGVALLMDTIDKVQQRLNPDLTILGILATMFDPRTLHTKEVRQRVIEAFGELVFEAVINRTVRFPETTVAGEPITTWAPTSNGAQSYRLLAREVLSR, from the coding sequence ATGGACACGCCGCGGCCCTTCACTCCCCGTTCGGAGCCGCTCGAGAGTGAGACGAACGGCGAGGAACCGTATGGCGACTACGAGGGTGGCGAGCAGGAAGCCGCCGCCGAGCCCGCGGGGAGACACCACTTGAAGGTGCCGGATCCTGCCCCGCTGACCGAGCACGGCCCGGCGCGGGTCATCGCGGTCGCGAACCAGAAGGGCGGCGTCGGCAAGACGACGTCGACGATCAACCTCGGCGCAGCGCTGGCCGAGTACGGCCGCAAGGTGCTGCTGGTCGACTTCGACCCGCAGGGTGCTCTGTCGGTCGGTCTCGGCGTGCAGGCGCACGAGCTGGAGACCACGATCTACAACCTGCTCATGGAGCGGGGAGTGGAGATCGACGACGTCATCCGGACCACGAACGTCGAGGGCATGGACCTGCTGCCCAGCAACATCGACCTGTCCGCCGCCGAGGTGCAGCTGGTCACGGAGGTGGGCCGGGAGCAGGCGCTCGGGCGCGCGATCAAGCCGGTGCTCGACCGCTACGACATCATCCTGATCGACTGCCAGCCGTCGCTCGGCCTGCTCACGATCAATGCGCTGGCGTGCGCCGAGGCCATCCTCATCCCGCTGGCCTGCGAGTTCTTCTCGCTGCGCGGGGTCGCGTTGCTCATGGACACCATCGACAAGGTCCAGCAGCGGCTGAACCCGGACCTCACGATCCTCGGCATCCTCGCCACGATGTTCGATCCGCGCACCCTCCACACCAAGGAGGTGCGCCAGCGCGTGATCGAGGCGTTCGGGGAGCTGGTGTTCGAGGCTGTGATCAACCGGACGGTGCGCTTCCCCGAGACCACCGTGGCCGGGGAACCGATCACCACGTGGGCGCCGACGTCGAACGGGGCGCAGTCGTACCGGCTGCTTGCCCGCGAGGTCCTCTCCCGGTGA
- a CDS encoding ScpA family protein has translation MTVVEDGPVPAAPARPRFQVRLHNFEGPFDLLLQLIGKHELDITEMALHTVTDDFIAHLAALGDDADLDETTEFLVIAATLLDLKAARLLPNADVEDEEDLALLEARDLLFARLLQYRAYKQVAGLFVELEAGAQRRFPRSVALEERFSALLPEVLLGVDPEAFAELAASVFRPKPPPTVGIDHLHAAAVSVAEHAAILRERLAELGSATFAELTADCANPLEVVARFLAVLDLFRGALIDLLQPEPFGELTVRWTPSTHEQPEQQASPSTDD, from the coding sequence GTGACTGTTGTCGAGGACGGGCCGGTGCCCGCGGCACCGGCGCGTCCGCGCTTCCAGGTGCGGCTGCACAACTTCGAGGGTCCGTTCGACCTGTTGTTGCAGCTCATCGGCAAGCACGAGCTCGACATCACCGAGATGGCGCTGCACACCGTCACCGACGACTTCATCGCCCACCTCGCCGCGCTGGGCGACGACGCCGACCTGGACGAGACCACCGAGTTCCTCGTGATCGCGGCCACGCTGCTGGACCTCAAGGCCGCCCGGCTGCTGCCGAACGCCGACGTGGAGGACGAAGAGGACCTCGCGCTGCTGGAAGCCCGGGACCTCCTCTTCGCCCGCCTGCTGCAGTACCGCGCCTACAAGCAGGTGGCCGGGCTGTTCGTGGAGCTGGAAGCCGGTGCGCAGCGGCGTTTCCCGCGCTCGGTCGCGCTGGAGGAGCGGTTCTCGGCCCTGCTGCCGGAGGTGCTGCTCGGCGTAGACCCCGAGGCGTTCGCCGAGCTCGCCGCTTCGGTGTTCCGCCCCAAGCCTCCGCCCACGGTCGGGATCGACCACCTGCACGCCGCGGCGGTGTCGGTGGCCGAGCACGCGGCGATCCTGCGCGAGCGGCTGGCCGAGCTGGGTTCGGCGACCTTCGCCGAGCTGACCGCCGACTGCGCGAACCCCCTCGAGGTCGTCGCCCGCTTCCTCGCGGTGCTCGACCTGTTCCGCGGCGCCCTCATCGATCTGCTGCAGCCGGAGCCGTTCGGGGAGCTGACAGTACGCTGGACACCATCCACTCACGAACAGCCCGAGCAGCAAGCGTCGCCCTCCACAGATGACTGA
- the scpB gene encoding SMC-Scp complex subunit ScpB has product MTDTPTELAAAVLGLVPEAPDELEPGLAVDESDSDELADDAALDAALEALLLVVDAPTDEETLAQALDQPVARVREAVLRLSAAYAAQQRGIDLRHAGGGWRFYTRDVHARYVERLLLDGQRARLTRAAMETLAVVAYRQPVTRARVSAVRGVNCDGVLRTLLTRGLVQEAGVDPATQGTLFRTTELFLERLGLSSLDELPPLAPLLPDVDAIDEL; this is encoded by the coding sequence ATGACTGATACCCCCACCGAGCTCGCCGCCGCCGTACTCGGTCTCGTCCCGGAAGCGCCGGACGAGCTCGAGCCCGGACTCGCCGTCGACGAGTCCGACAGCGACGAGCTCGCCGACGACGCCGCACTCGACGCCGCGCTGGAGGCGCTGCTGCTCGTCGTCGACGCACCCACCGACGAGGAGACGCTCGCGCAGGCCCTCGACCAGCCGGTGGCGCGCGTGCGGGAGGCGGTCCTGCGGCTGTCCGCGGCCTACGCGGCGCAGCAGCGGGGGATCGACCTGCGGCACGCGGGTGGCGGGTGGCGCTTCTACACCCGCGACGTCCACGCCCGATACGTCGAGCGCCTCCTGCTCGACGGTCAGCGGGCGCGGCTCACCCGCGCCGCCATGGAGACCCTTGCGGTGGTGGCCTACCGGCAGCCGGTCACCCGCGCCCGGGTGTCGGCGGTCCGCGGCGTCAACTGTGACGGCGTGCTGCGCACCCTGCTCACCCGTGGCCTCGTGCAGGAGGCGGGCGTCGACCCGGCCACGCAGGGCACGCTGTTCCGCACCACCGAGCTGTTCCTGGAGCGGCTGGGACTCTCCTCCCTCGACGAGCTGCCCCCGCTGGCCCCCTTGCTTCCCGACGTCGATGCGATCGACGAACTGTGA
- a CDS encoding pseudouridine synthase, whose translation MTTSAQTGVRLQKVLAQAGVASRRAAEELIAAGRVSVDGKVVREMGRRIDPETAVVHVDGSRIVLQDDLVHLALNKPRGILSTMHDDRGRPCVGDLVVERGIVDEHFTGSPRARLFHVGRLDADTEGLLLLTNDGELGHRLMHPSYEIEKTYLAEVIGQVPRDLGRRLRDGVELDDGPVRVHSFKLVDSTPGRSLVELVIHEGRKHVVRRLLDEVGHPVQRLVRTAIGDVRLGDQRPGRFRPLTRVEVGSLYRSVGM comes from the coding sequence ATGACCACGAGTGCACAGACCGGCGTCCGCCTGCAGAAGGTGCTGGCCCAGGCAGGCGTCGCGTCCCGGCGCGCCGCCGAGGAACTGATCGCGGCCGGCCGCGTGAGCGTCGACGGCAAGGTCGTGCGCGAGATGGGCCGCCGCATCGACCCCGAGACCGCCGTCGTGCACGTCGACGGCTCCCGCATCGTCCTGCAGGACGACCTCGTGCACCTCGCGCTGAACAAGCCCCGCGGCATCCTCTCCACGATGCACGACGACCGGGGCCGCCCGTGCGTGGGTGATCTGGTCGTCGAGCGCGGCATCGTCGACGAGCACTTCACCGGCTCGCCGCGGGCGCGGCTGTTCCACGTCGGCAGGCTCGACGCCGACACCGAGGGCCTGCTGCTGCTCACGAACGACGGCGAGCTCGGCCACCGGCTGATGCATCCGTCCTACGAGATCGAGAAGACCTATCTCGCCGAGGTCATCGGGCAGGTGCCGCGCGACTTGGGCAGGCGGCTGCGCGACGGTGTCGAGCTGGACGACGGCCCGGTGCGGGTGCACTCGTTCAAACTGGTCGACTCCACGCCAGGACGATCGCTGGTGGAACTCGTGATCCACGAGGGCCGCAAGCACGTCGTGCGCAGGCTCCTCGACGAGGTCGGACACCCGGTGCAGCGGCTGGTGCGCACCGCGATCGGCGACGTGCGCCTCGGCGACCAGCGGCCGGGCCGGTTCCGGCCGCTCACCCGGGTCGAGGTCGGCTCGCTCTACCGCTCGGTCGGGATGTAG
- the aroH gene encoding chorismate mutase — MPVRAIRGAIQVDGDTREEILKGSAELVTAVLERNDLTADDIISIVFTATPDLTSEFPAYAARLLGLTDVPLLCASEIAVPGALPRTLRLLAHVDTQRARSELRHVYLRGAAALRTDLPQ, encoded by the coding sequence GTGCCCGTCCGCGCGATCCGCGGCGCCATCCAGGTGGACGGCGACACCCGCGAGGAGATCTTGAAGGGATCGGCGGAGCTCGTCACCGCGGTGCTGGAGCGCAACGACCTCACCGCCGACGACATCATCTCGATCGTCTTCACGGCCACCCCCGACCTCACCTCGGAGTTCCCTGCCTACGCGGCGCGGCTGCTCGGTCTCACCGACGTGCCGCTGCTGTGCGCGTCGGAGATCGCGGTGCCGGGCGCGCTGCCCCGCACCCTGCGGTTGCTCGCGCACGTCGACACCCAGCGGGCCCGCTCCGAGCTGCGCCACGTCTACCTGCGCGGCGCTGCTGCCCTGCGCACGGACCTGCCCCAGTAG
- the cmk gene encoding (d)CMP kinase encodes MRVTGRLHGVVAMDGPSGTGKSTVSRRLALVCGAAYLDTGAMYRALTLAVLRSGLDGTESDTEKVAVAAVADLESVTDPSAPAIRLSGEDVESEIRGGAVTAAVSAVSAIPAVRAALVERQRALIGEAIAGCGGIVVEGRDIGSVVVPDAPLKVYLTASEKIRAARREAQDRKAGRVADHAVVLADVRRRDRLDSTRKTSPAHAAPDALVLDTDELSADDVLAELLRLVKDRGMVT; translated from the coding sequence ATGCGGGTGACCGGGCGGCTGCACGGGGTCGTGGCGATGGACGGTCCGTCCGGGACGGGGAAGTCGACCGTCTCGCGACGGCTGGCTCTCGTGTGCGGTGCCGCCTACCTCGACACCGGGGCGATGTACCGCGCGCTCACGCTTGCCGTGCTGCGATCCGGGCTGGACGGTACCGAGTCGGACACCGAGAAGGTCGCGGTGGCCGCCGTGGCCGACCTCGAGTCGGTGACCGACCCGTCGGCCCCGGCGATCCGCCTCTCGGGGGAGGACGTCGAGTCCGAGATCCGTGGCGGCGCCGTCACCGCTGCGGTCAGCGCGGTGTCCGCGATCCCCGCGGTCCGCGCCGCGCTCGTGGAACGCCAGCGCGCACTGATCGGCGAGGCGATCGCGGGTTGCGGCGGCATCGTCGTCGAGGGCCGGGACATCGGGAGCGTCGTGGTCCCCGACGCGCCGCTGAAGGTCTATCTCACCGCGTCCGAGAAGATCAGGGCTGCCCGGCGGGAGGCGCAGGACCGCAAGGCCGGCCGGGTCGCCGACCACGCCGTGGTGCTCGCCGACGTCCGCCGCAGGGACCGGCTCGACTCCACCCGCAAGACCTCGCCGGCGCACGCCGCCCCGGACGCCCTCGTCCTCGACACCGACGAGCTGTCGGCCGACGACGTGCTGGCGGAGCTGCTGCGGTTGGTGAAGGACCGCGGGATGGTCACGTGA
- a CDS encoding 1-acyl-sn-glycerol-3-phosphate acyltransferase, which produces MSSPDLPPDAWPWLHDRGRWLGSWMFRPFYRVRVHHAERIPARGPVVVVANHSAFVDGPLIFGLLGRRAVFWVKQEMFTGVAGWGLRRIGQLPVRRGAADRRPLTAAIAVLRGGGLVGVFPEGTRGTGDVAAAEHGAAWLARTSGAAVLPIVSRGTHRPEGSGRRWRPRVDVVVGEPLTIPAGGGRAGLAAATETLRAELAGMVRELDELRSTT; this is translated from the coding sequence GTGAGCTCGCCCGATCTGCCGCCCGACGCGTGGCCGTGGCTGCACGACCGCGGTCGCTGGCTCGGGTCCTGGATGTTCCGGCCCTTCTACCGGGTGCGCGTCCACCACGCCGAGCGGATCCCGGCGCGTGGACCCGTGGTCGTCGTCGCCAACCACAGCGCGTTCGTCGACGGGCCGCTCATTTTCGGACTATTGGGGCGCCGCGCGGTGTTCTGGGTGAAGCAGGAGATGTTCACCGGTGTCGCCGGCTGGGGTCTGCGGCGGATCGGGCAGCTGCCCGTGCGCCGCGGGGCGGCCGACCGACGCCCCCTCACGGCGGCGATCGCCGTGCTGCGCGGTGGTGGCCTCGTCGGCGTGTTCCCGGAGGGTACGCGTGGCACCGGCGATGTCGCGGCGGCGGAGCACGGTGCGGCCTGGCTGGCGCGCACCAGCGGGGCAGCGGTGCTGCCGATCGTGTCGCGGGGCACCCACCGTCCCGAGGGCTCGGGCCGCCGGTGGCGGCCGCGCGTCGACGTGGTGGTGGGGGAGCCGCTGACAATCCCTGCAGGTGGTGGGCGCGCAGGCCTCGCCGCTGCCACCGAGACCCTGCGGGCCGAGCTGGCCGGCATGGTCCGCGAACTGGACGAGTTACGGAGCACGACGTGA
- the der gene encoding ribosome biogenesis GTPase Der, with translation MAALGLDPDEFGEPDRTGTLAGEDPEAAPPAPVLAVVGRPNVGKSTLVNRLLGRREAVVQDIPGVTRDRVAYDALWNGRRFTLVDTGGWEPDATGLQAAVAAQADLAIQTADAVLLVVDASVGATATDEAVARVLRRSDRPVLLAATKVDDDRLVSDTAALWRLGLGEPRPVSGLHGRGSGDLLDAILEALPETPRDDLGATGTGPRRVALIGKPNVGKSSLLNRVSGELRSVVHDVAGTTVDPVDSLVELDGEVWRFVDTAGLRKRVQTASGMEYYASLRTRAAIEAAEVAVVLIDASEPIAEQDQRVITMVEEAGRALVLVFNKWDLVDEDRRLAMKRELERDLVRVPWAERVNVSALTGRAVAKIAPALRTALGSWDQRIPTGRLNGWLADVIAATPPPVRGGKQPKVLFATQAQTRPPTFVLFSTGFLEAGYRRFLERRLREEFGFTGSPVRISVRVREKRNRKG, from the coding sequence ATGGCGGCGCTGGGGCTGGACCCCGATGAGTTCGGGGAGCCCGACAGGACCGGCACCCTCGCGGGCGAGGACCCCGAGGCGGCACCGCCCGCACCGGTGCTCGCCGTCGTGGGGCGGCCGAACGTCGGGAAGTCGACGCTGGTCAACCGGCTGCTCGGCCGCCGGGAGGCGGTCGTGCAGGACATCCCCGGCGTCACCCGCGACCGCGTGGCCTACGACGCGCTGTGGAACGGGCGGCGCTTCACGCTCGTCGACACCGGAGGCTGGGAACCCGACGCGACAGGACTGCAGGCCGCCGTCGCCGCCCAGGCCGACCTCGCCATCCAGACCGCCGACGCTGTGCTGCTCGTCGTCGACGCGAGCGTCGGCGCCACGGCCACCGACGAGGCGGTGGCACGCGTCCTGCGCCGCTCGGACCGACCCGTCCTGCTCGCTGCGACGAAGGTCGACGACGACCGCCTCGTGTCGGACACCGCCGCGCTCTGGCGCTTGGGGCTGGGCGAGCCGCGCCCTGTGAGCGGCCTGCACGGGCGTGGATCCGGCGACCTGCTGGACGCGATCCTCGAGGCGCTGCCCGAGACGCCGCGCGACGATCTGGGCGCCACTGGCACCGGGCCGCGGCGCGTCGCGCTCATCGGCAAGCCGAACGTGGGCAAGTCCAGCCTGCTCAACCGCGTGTCCGGCGAGCTGCGTTCGGTCGTGCACGACGTCGCGGGCACCACCGTCGACCCGGTCGACTCGCTCGTCGAGCTCGACGGCGAGGTCTGGCGGTTCGTCGACACGGCGGGCCTGCGCAAGCGCGTGCAGACCGCGAGCGGCATGGAGTACTACGCCAGCCTCCGCACCCGCGCAGCGATCGAGGCCGCAGAGGTGGCCGTGGTGCTGATCGACGCGAGCGAGCCGATCGCCGAGCAGGACCAGCGCGTGATCACCATGGTCGAGGAGGCCGGGCGGGCGCTCGTGCTGGTGTTCAACAAGTGGGACCTCGTCGACGAGGACCGCCGCCTCGCGATGAAGCGCGAGCTGGAACGCGACCTCGTGCGCGTGCCGTGGGCCGAGCGGGTCAACGTCTCGGCGCTCACCGGCCGGGCCGTCGCGAAGATCGCGCCGGCGCTGCGCACCGCACTCGGGTCCTGGGACCAGCGGATCCCGACCGGCAGGCTCAACGGCTGGCTCGCCGACGTCATCGCCGCCACCCCGCCGCCGGTGCGCGGCGGCAAGCAGCCCAAGGTGCTCTTCGCCACCCAGGCCCAGACGCGGCCGCCGACGTTCGTGCTGTTCAGCACCGGGTTCCTGGAGGCCGGGTACCGGCGGTTCCTCGAGCGGCGGTTGCGCGAGGAGTTCGGGTTCACCGGCTCACCCGTGCGCATCTCGGTTCGGGTGCGAGAGAAGCGCAACCGTAAGGGCTGA
- a CDS encoding response regulator transcription factor, with amino-acid sequence MPVRVVLADDEPLMRAGLRTVLEAGGTVEVVGQAEDGAAMLAAVDAHRPDVVLVDVQMPGVGGLDALRVLCARPDAPPAAVLTTFDLDDYVAEALRLGVQGFLLKDTEPDALVRAVLDLAAGGAVLDPRITARLLPRLAAGTTRSGPSRLADLTPREMQVLRRLAAGDSNAAIGDRLGLAEATVKKYVSALLIKLGAENRVQAALLAQGWGLP; translated from the coding sequence GTGCCGGTCCGGGTGGTGCTCGCCGACGACGAGCCACTGATGCGGGCCGGGCTGCGTACGGTCCTGGAGGCCGGGGGCACGGTCGAGGTGGTCGGGCAGGCCGAGGACGGCGCCGCGATGCTCGCGGCCGTCGACGCGCACCGACCGGACGTCGTGCTCGTCGACGTCCAGATGCCCGGCGTGGGTGGGCTCGATGCGCTGCGCGTGCTCTGCGCCCGGCCGGACGCGCCGCCCGCGGCCGTGCTCACCACCTTCGACCTCGACGACTACGTCGCCGAGGCGCTGCGGCTGGGCGTGCAGGGGTTCCTGCTCAAGGACACCGAGCCGGACGCGCTGGTCCGGGCCGTGCTCGACCTGGCGGCAGGCGGTGCCGTGCTCGACCCGCGGATCACCGCGCGGCTCCTGCCGCGCCTCGCCGCCGGGACCACGCGGTCGGGTCCGTCCCGGCTCGCCGACCTGACGCCGCGGGAGATGCAGGTGCTGCGCAGGCTCGCCGCGGGCGACTCGAACGCCGCGATCGGGGACCGGCTCGGGCTCGCCGAAGCCACCGTCAAGAAGTACGTGTCGGCCCTGCTCATCAAGCTCGGCGCGGAGAACCGCGTGCAGGCCGCGCTGCTCGCACAGGGATGGGGGTTGCCGTGA
- a CDS encoding sensor histidine kinase: MPVRRALVELAAVVLPAIAVLLGVPPFEWSVTPALVACALLPLRHLWPPLGLLGSFVALAGGLGWPPAIVALYTLGRRCRRVVTLVPWLVATVAVAVTPVLLTQDLPVGRIVLTIAFVALYAGAPAALGLLVSTRASLTESLRQLERAREEALAASRDAARAQERARIGREIHDAVGHHATLIAVGAAAIAASTAEEDTRRGAEQLRTLAKRALAEMRAALGLLDGSEHVAGLTEITALVAGSRAAGVAVDFDECGDPVEVAPGTGRAVYRVVQESLTNAARHATGARVCVRLRWRPTELAVEVRNGPSTAVARRPDAGGGAGLTGLAERVTAAGGDLTAGPQPDGGFAVRASFPLDPRPPARVEPIREQELAVP, encoded by the coding sequence GTGCCGGTACGACGGGCACTCGTCGAACTGGCCGCCGTGGTACTCCCGGCGATCGCGGTGCTGCTCGGGGTGCCGCCGTTCGAGTGGTCGGTGACCCCCGCGCTCGTGGCGTGCGCCCTGCTGCCGCTGCGGCACCTGTGGCCGCCGCTGGGGCTGCTCGGCTCGTTCGTGGCGCTGGCGGGCGGGCTGGGGTGGCCGCCCGCGATCGTCGCGCTCTACACGCTCGGCAGGCGCTGCAGGCGGGTGGTGACGTTGGTGCCGTGGCTCGTGGCCACCGTCGCCGTGGCCGTCACGCCGGTGCTGCTCACGCAGGACCTCCCCGTCGGCCGCATTGTCCTGACGATCGCGTTCGTCGCCCTGTACGCGGGGGCGCCGGCCGCACTCGGCCTGCTCGTGAGCACGCGCGCCAGCCTCACCGAGAGCCTGCGGCAGCTCGAGCGCGCACGCGAGGAGGCGCTCGCCGCCTCCCGGGACGCCGCGCGGGCACAGGAGCGGGCCCGGATCGGCAGGGAGATCCACGACGCCGTGGGCCACCACGCCACGCTGATCGCGGTGGGCGCCGCCGCAATCGCCGCCTCCACCGCCGAGGAGGACACCCGCCGCGGCGCCGAGCAGCTGCGCACCCTCGCCAAGCGCGCGCTCGCGGAGATGCGCGCCGCCCTCGGACTACTCGACGGCAGCGAGCACGTCGCCGGTCTCACCGAGATCACCGCGCTGGTGGCCGGCTCCCGCGCAGCGGGCGTTGCCGTTGATTTCGACGAGTGCGGCGACCCCGTCGAGGTCGCGCCCGGCACCGGCCGCGCCGTGTACCGCGTGGTGCAGGAGTCGCTCACCAACGCCGCTCGGCACGCCACCGGCGCCCGCGTATGCGTCCGCCTGCGCTGGCGCCCCACCGAGCTGGCCGTGGAGGTGCGCAACGGTCCCAGCACTGCCGTCGCGCGCCGTCCCGACGCGGGCGGAGGAGCGGGGCTCACCGGCCTCGCCGAGCGGGTGACCGCCGCGGGCGGTGACCTCACCGCAGGCCCGCAACCAGACGGCGGGTTCGCGGTGCGAGCGTCGTTCCCACTCGACCCACGGCCCCCGGCACGTGTGGAACCGATCCGGGAGCAGGAGCTGGCGGTCCCCTGA
- a CDS encoding FAD-dependent monooxygenase yields MRERERERERERERERERERERERERERERTSPWKALPLGIRGMNAGSVESFYRRGMLDELLKASGADGEQIGAHADVVEPPAPRDVSHFAGMRLNPVNIDTAALPCRLPGPAMEGIMTSLYAVGTVLTERAARLGVQILRGVPAEAVTQDRETVTARAGGRDYQARWLVGCDGGRSTVPDLAGFDFVGTEPQFTGYAARVTLADPQKLNLGFNLTPTGMYFRTPFEGHLGMMDFDGGGFDRSQPLTREHLQTVLRRVSGTDATLSAGRGEWAAVTPASGDVGRQRLQNVLRRRDGGAGCARR; encoded by the coding sequence GTGCGGGAGCGGGAGCGGGAGCGGGAGCGGGAGCGGGAGCGGGAGCGGGAGCGGGAGCGGGAGCGGGAGCGGGAGCGGGAGCGGGAGCGGACCTCACCGTGGAAGGCGCTCCCGCTGGGGATACGGGGCATGAACGCCGGATCGGTCGAGTCGTTCTACCGCCGCGGGATGCTGGACGAGCTACTGAAAGCCTCGGGCGCCGACGGGGAGCAGATCGGCGCGCACGCCGACGTCGTCGAGCCGCCGGCTCCTCGTGACGTGAGCCATTTCGCGGGCATGCGGCTCAACCCCGTGAACATCGACACCGCTGCCCTCCCGTGCCGGCTGCCCGGCCCGGCGATGGAGGGCATCATGACCAGCCTCTACGCGGTCGGGACCGTACTGACCGAGCGGGCAGCCAGACTCGGCGTGCAGATCCTGCGGGGCGTGCCCGCAGAGGCCGTGACCCAGGACCGCGAGACCGTCACCGCACGAGCCGGCGGACGCGACTACCAGGCGCGCTGGCTCGTGGGGTGCGACGGCGGGCGCAGTACGGTGCCCGATCTGGCCGGCTTCGACTTCGTAGGGACCGAACCGCAATTCACCGGCTACGCCGCCCGCGTCACCCTCGCCGATCCGCAGAAGCTGAACCTGGGCTTCAACCTGACGCCGACCGGCATGTATTTCCGGACGCCCTTCGAGGGGCACCTGGGCATGATGGACTTCGACGGCGGCGGGTTCGACCGCTCGCAGCCGCTGACACGCGAGCACCTCCAGACCGTCCTGCGCCGGGTCTCCGGCACCGACGCGACGCTCTCGGCAGGCCGAGGCGAATGGGCCGCGGTCACCCCCGCGAGCGGGGACGTAGGCCGTCAGCGACTCCAGAACGTGCTTCGGCGCCGGGACGGGGGAGCCGGATGCGCGCGAAGGTGA